In Setaria italica strain Yugu1 chromosome IX, Setaria_italica_v2.0, whole genome shotgun sequence, the genomic stretch GGAGAGAGGCGACTCCGTTTTGTTACGATCAATATGATCTGTGAAGGAGTTTAACTTTTGTATCTCCGTATCATGCATCTGTTGATGCTAATGTAAAAGTATATGTTTATGGTTGATGGAATTGATCTTATTTGTGAAAGATGGCCTTGGGGTTTGATTGGATCGGAGGTTTTCTTTGACTACTCTTGTCTCTTGATATTTTACTTGAGAAGTTTATTAGTGAGCTCCCATCAATGTAAGTCACGATTATCTCACTAACTGCCATATAAGACTGACGCCACTCCACATGGGTACAGTGTGCTACTCCGAAGGGAGTAATGTTTATGGTTGCACTTCGGAAAAGCTTAATTAAAAATACATGGGCGTTTCTTCTCCTCTTGACACCtgatttttttccctcccttcACACTCTATATTCACCGCGTTTTTCATCTCTTAAGAGAGTTCCACTTGTCGTCTTCTCTGTCTCCGGCCGGTCACGAGAAGATTCTCCAGAGCTATAGGGTAGGATTGAGATTTGGAGGTTAGGTGTTTGAAGGTTCGGTCTCCAACGAGGGTTTCTGCATTCCCAGGCTTAGAGTACATGAAGGTCATGGAGAAAAAGGACAGCCCATTGGTGGCTGGTGGGTGCCGGGTGGGCGAGGTGGTCAAACAGCGGAGATGCCACTTGCCTGGGTGGCAAAAGATGACGAGTGAGCAGGCTACGGGCAGCTCCACGATAGCACAGTTGAAGACTAGTTAGCACAACGGGGGGTGCTGCACTGCTGTGATAGATCAAGCGTCGAGGGCAGCAAGGAGAGGCCTCACTTTGAAACGAATGGAAGGACAAAGACAAGAAGTAGAACCAAAACCATTGGATTGGTGATCAGTGGTTTTGTGGGAGTTTTTTTTGTTTAAGATGTTTTGCCCACTTAATCGATGATTTTATTATGTCAAATGTACTTGTTCCGTTTCTCACAGCATACTCACTCTCTACCCTTTACTTCCCTTTGGTAGTATTGTAGGGTCGTCGAGATCCCTACAATCAATGGGCGATCTTCGTGAAGCTAGCAAGATGGAGTTGAAGCTTCTCAAAGGCGATCTCGAGGTGGGGGCGTCGATCGACCTCACCAACTTGCACTCCTGGAGTGTGTGCTTCAACACTCAACGCGACGAGATTAAGGAAGACGGCTACCTACCACAATCAAATCCATACAGTAGAATGTCTCGTATTCACTTCATCATGCAAGTTGGCGTTTACGTGCTCGATTGGATACCGATTTCCATAGACGTGCGCGAACCATGAGTCTAATGGCTTTGACCGGCGTGCGACGTACTAGTACGGTTTGCTATCGATCATCGGATCTCCTTTACACTGCTCACGAGAGTCCAGAATGAACTAGTAGCTGGCAGCAGCAGATCAGAGAAATCCAgtgcccggcccggcccccgACGTGGCTTTCCAGCCTCTACGCCACAAAAACTAAACCAATCCAATTCACGTTCCAGTACACCCAAAACATTCCCGGCCGTCGGCCCGGCGCGCGGGGCTAGTGGCAATGGCACCGTACCTCTCCGTCGAACTCGCCTCGCCCACGCGGCCACGCCGCGCGCTCCAGCTGATGGAGTTGATCATTACGGTCTCATGGATCCACCGACGTGCACAGTGTATGTAACGTCAGGTGGACGCATAGCGATGTCCTTTTTCCTGCACTATAAAATCTCGCGTCCGGTGCCCGTCCATGTCACGGCCACAACGATCGATCGAGAAGCCTCGCTCGCTCGTCACGTCATTGCTCCATCAATCCTatagccgccaccgccaccgccatgaGATCGCCGCTAGCGGTGTTCCCGCTCGGGGTCGCGCTCCTCCTGCTGACCGCGGCCGCGCTCCCCGCGCCGTCGCGCGGCGAGTGGGCGCCGGTGGCGGACACGAACGACCTGGTGATCAGGCAGGTGGGGCAGTTCGCGCTGCTGGTGTACGGGCTGGCGCACCACAGGGACCTGGCGTTCGCGGGCGTGGTGCGCGGCCAGACGCAGGACGCCGTGGGCGGCGGCACCAACTACCGCCTCATCGTCGCCGCGGCCAGGCCCTCCGACGGCACCACCGCCAAGTACGACTGCCTGGTGTGGGGCGTGCCCGGGTCGCGCTCCGACACATGGAAGCTCCGCAGGTTCAGGAAGCTAGCTGGCTACTGATATTGCTCGATCTATCTTCTATCCATATCTATATAGACTATAGTGATAAGTAAGTATCATATGCCGCAGCTGGCGttacacctttttttttttcatttgcgCGTTGTAAGCGTCAGGAATAAGGTTTTTAGATCAAAATGATCAGTTGCAAGGGTTGTTCTCCTTGTTTAGCAGGAGTCATGTATTTTTTTTCGCGACCGTACCTTAGCACGTATGGTTATAAAAAAATGTATGGTTATCACAGAGCTCTGTGTTGCCCCATCAATAATGTCGTCCAAGTATACATGTGAAATATTCCGTTCGTATTACTGTTGCAGGAGCTCCGTTCGTAGCAAAAATCTTGTAAGAAATGCTCTTCCAGTTCCGCCAAAAGCATTAGCTCCGTTCATTTCGCCGAGCATAAACAACAGGCCGAGAGAGTGGGCTGCACTGAGCGGATTTTGGGATGGGCCGCACTGGGGTTGGACTTGATAAACAGGCCGGAGAAGTAGTGTGTGATACTGGGTCCACACACCGCGTAGTGGTTTTCTCACCTGATTTTTTACAATCGAGCACCTCAACG encodes the following:
- the LOC101775290 gene encoding cysteine proteinase inhibitor 5: MRSPLAVFPLGVALLLLTAAALPAPSRGEWAPVADTNDLVIRQVGQFALLVYGLAHHRDLAFAGVVRGQTQDAVGGGTNYRLIVAAARPSDGTTAKYDCLVWGVPGSRSDTWKLRRFRKLAGY